One segment of Xanthomonas oryzae pv. oryzae DNA contains the following:
- a CDS encoding efflux transporter outer membrane subunit: protein MTHLRSTLLSSAVAVSLAACAVGPDFQRPAPPATQRYTANTLPAATTAADAAHGGAQQFEPGQEVPAAWWHAFDSPQLNAVVERALRANPDLQAADAALRQAQQTLAAQRGAWLPQADLHVDASRQRNSVVPTPDAGIDTPYALRTAQLSVSYTLDVFGGTRRQVEAAGAQAQAQRDQRDAAYLSLTANVVNAAIGEAAVRAQLQAARAQVAIAEQLCTLTERQQTLGAVGTAQVLAQRTALAQAQATVPPLEKQLEQQRTLLAILGGQVPSEAADEAFTLETLQLPAQLPLSLPSQLVEGRPDIRAAEAQAHAASALIGVATAARLPSITLSAASGGSAAIFGRMFAAGNTQWSLAGSLLQPLFHGGALAHQQRAAEAGYAQAMAQYRSVVLNAFGEVSNALTALQSDAQSLRACADAQALAGRTLAVVQGQQAAGAVGMADLLQAQQAYQSTQAATVQAQAARYTDTVALYQALGGGPWWSPPAQTREPAAP, encoded by the coding sequence ATGACACACCTTCGCAGCACGTTGCTCTCAAGTGCCGTGGCGGTGTCGCTCGCCGCCTGCGCAGTCGGGCCGGACTTTCAGCGCCCGGCTCCCCCGGCTACCCAGCGCTACACCGCCAATACGTTACCTGCAGCGACCACAGCCGCCGACGCTGCGCATGGCGGTGCGCAACAGTTCGAGCCGGGGCAGGAAGTACCGGCCGCCTGGTGGCACGCATTCGACTCGCCACAACTCAATGCTGTGGTGGAGCGCGCATTGCGTGCCAACCCCGATCTGCAGGCTGCCGATGCCGCGCTCCGGCAGGCGCAACAGACACTCGCCGCGCAACGCGGTGCCTGGCTGCCGCAAGCGGATCTGCATGTGGATGCCAGCCGCCAACGCAACTCGGTGGTGCCCACGCCAGATGCGGGCATAGACACGCCATACGCGCTACGCACCGCACAGCTCAGCGTGAGCTATACGCTGGACGTATTTGGTGGCACGCGGCGGCAAGTGGAAGCGGCGGGTGCGCAGGCACAGGCGCAGCGTGATCAGCGCGATGCGGCATACCTGAGTCTCACCGCCAACGTGGTGAACGCGGCCATTGGCGAAGCGGCCGTGCGCGCGCAACTGCAGGCTGCACGCGCGCAGGTCGCCATCGCCGAACAGCTGTGCACGCTCACCGAACGCCAGCAGACGCTTGGCGCCGTCGGGACAGCGCAGGTACTGGCCCAACGCACTGCGCTGGCACAGGCGCAGGCCACAGTCCCGCCGCTGGAAAAACAGTTGGAACAACAACGTACCCTGCTCGCGATTCTGGGCGGGCAAGTGCCGAGCGAGGCTGCGGATGAGGCGTTTACGCTGGAGACGCTGCAGCTTCCGGCACAACTGCCCTTATCGCTGCCCTCGCAGTTGGTCGAGGGCCGGCCGGATATCCGCGCCGCCGAAGCGCAAGCGCATGCGGCCAGCGCGCTGATCGGTGTGGCCACAGCTGCGCGCTTGCCGTCGATTACCCTCAGTGCGGCCAGCGGCGGTTCTGCGGCGATTTTCGGGCGCATGTTCGCGGCCGGTAATACGCAATGGTCGCTGGCCGGTAGCCTGTTGCAGCCGCTGTTCCATGGCGGTGCGCTTGCGCATCAGCAACGGGCGGCCGAAGCCGGCTACGCGCAGGCCATGGCGCAATACCGCAGCGTGGTGTTGAACGCGTTCGGCGAGGTCTCCAACGCGCTCACGGCGCTGCAGAGCGATGCACAGAGTCTGCGTGCCTGTGCCGATGCGCAAGCGCTAGCGGGGCGCACGCTGGCGGTGGTGCAGGGTCAACAGGCGGCGGGCGCGGTAGGCATGGCCGATCTGTTGCAGGCGCAGCAGGCCTACCAAAGCACGCAGGCGGCCACGGTCCAGGCACAAGCCGCGCGCTACACCGACACCGTTGCGCTATACCAGGCCCTGGGTGGCGGTCCATGGTGGTCGCCACCGGCACAGACACGCGAACCCGCGGCTCCATGA
- a CDS encoding efflux RND transporter periplasmic adaptor subunit yields MSSLFLRSTLAAACVGSLLAGCGATPPPPAPSPLLIHTSNQVSVPAHSPLRASLRVQAVRSQPIAPMVQMPAVIDVLPERLVRVVPPLAGRVVALPKTLGDTVLAGDVLCVLDSAELATAYSDAGKARATLQQARLELARQKVLAADSIAAARDLQAAQQAFDSAQNDARAASDRLAQLGVAAQATSHRRYVLRAPIAGRVVDLSAALGGFWNDTSAPLMTVADISQVWLTASVPEREIGQVFEGQQVTASLDAYPGQHFTGQVQHLDDLLDPTTRTLKVRVALNNHDGLLKPGMFARAQFQARPQQALLIPDSALLQMGLYTRVFVETAPFVYRSRIVATGRAVDGSTEILSGLKAGERVVIKDGALLND; encoded by the coding sequence ATGTCGTCCCTCTTCCTGCGTTCTACGCTGGCAGCTGCCTGCGTTGGCAGCCTGCTTGCTGGCTGCGGTGCCACCCCGCCACCGCCGGCTCCCTCGCCGCTGCTCATCCACACCAGCAACCAGGTGAGCGTGCCGGCGCACTCGCCGTTGCGTGCCAGCCTGCGCGTGCAGGCAGTGCGCAGCCAGCCCATCGCCCCCATGGTGCAGATGCCGGCGGTGATCGATGTGTTGCCCGAGCGGCTGGTGCGTGTCGTGCCGCCGTTGGCCGGGCGCGTGGTCGCATTGCCCAAGACCCTGGGCGACACCGTGCTTGCAGGCGATGTGCTGTGCGTGCTCGATTCCGCCGAACTTGCCACCGCCTACAGCGATGCCGGCAAGGCGCGCGCCACGCTGCAACAAGCGCGCCTGGAACTGGCTCGGCAGAAGGTGCTAGCGGCAGACAGCATTGCAGCAGCACGCGATCTGCAGGCGGCGCAGCAGGCTTTCGACAGCGCGCAGAACGATGCGCGTGCGGCCAGCGATCGTCTGGCCCAGCTGGGTGTGGCCGCACAAGCAACATCGCATCGACGCTATGTCTTGCGTGCGCCCATTGCCGGCCGCGTGGTGGACCTGAGCGCTGCGCTGGGCGGCTTCTGGAACGACACGTCAGCGCCACTGATGACGGTGGCCGATATCTCGCAGGTCTGGCTGACCGCCAGCGTGCCGGAACGCGAGATCGGCCAGGTCTTCGAAGGGCAGCAGGTCACCGCCAGCCTGGATGCCTACCCGGGCCAACACTTCACCGGCCAGGTACAACACCTGGACGATCTGCTCGACCCCACCACCCGCACGTTGAAGGTCAGGGTGGCATTGAACAACCACGATGGCCTGCTCAAGCCGGGCATGTTCGCGCGCGCCCAGTTCCAAGCTCGCCCACAGCAGGCGTTGCTGATTCCCGACAGCGCGCTGTTGCAGATGGGGCTGTATACGCGGGTATTTGTCGAAACCGCCCCGTTCGTTTATCGCTCGCGCATTGTCGCCACCGGCCGCGCTGTGGATGGGTCTACCGAAATCCTGTCCGGCTTGAAGGCAGGCGAGCGTGTGGTGATCAAGGACGGAGCCTTGCTCAATGATTGA
- a CDS encoding sensor histidine kinase, which translates to MVGLVAGMAAIFVADTFTDYAVAAALFYTLVVLLSVRLLTRAGVVSLAATCLALIVLSFHLTPAGSYRVGVINSCISAVVVAVTTYLAVQMEAAKASAHGAQARLLRLTRSGSMGGLAASIAHEVNQPLAAIVTSGNACQRWLAQQPPNLAKADAALERMLADAGRASAIIARMRALARGEASQRQPLDLNRTVLDMIALTRGETERHGIALSLELDPALPAVLADGVQIQQVIGNLLLNAVEALATEPDETRSIHVRSHVDGAWACLCIDDTGPGLSEDALAHIFEAFWSTKDDGMGIGLSISRTIMEANGGQIWAEPANVRGARFGLRLPLVAAERRQ; encoded by the coding sequence ATGGTCGGCCTGGTGGCTGGCATGGCGGCGATCTTCGTTGCCGACACGTTCACCGATTACGCGGTGGCGGCGGCCTTGTTCTATACGCTGGTGGTGCTGCTGTCGGTGCGCCTGCTCACGCGTGCGGGCGTGGTGTCCCTGGCGGCCACCTGTCTGGCGCTGATCGTGCTCAGCTTCCATCTCACCCCGGCCGGCAGTTACCGCGTGGGCGTGATCAATTCCTGCATCAGCGCGGTGGTGGTGGCGGTGACCACGTACCTGGCGGTACAGATGGAAGCGGCCAAGGCCAGCGCACATGGCGCACAGGCACGGCTGTTGCGGCTGACCCGCAGCGGCAGCATGGGTGGGCTAGCCGCATCGATCGCGCACGAAGTCAATCAACCGTTGGCCGCCATCGTGACCAGCGGCAACGCCTGCCAGCGCTGGTTGGCGCAGCAACCGCCGAACCTGGCCAAGGCCGATGCCGCACTGGAGCGCATGCTCGCCGACGCCGGCCGCGCCAGCGCCATCATCGCGCGCATGCGTGCGCTGGCGCGTGGCGAAGCGAGTCAGCGCCAGCCGCTGGATTTGAACCGTACGGTGCTCGACATGATTGCGCTCACCCGAGGCGAAACCGAGCGTCATGGCATCGCATTGTCGCTGGAGCTGGATCCTGCCCTGCCTGCAGTGCTGGCCGATGGCGTGCAGATTCAGCAGGTGATCGGCAATCTGTTGCTCAACGCGGTGGAGGCGCTGGCAACGGAACCGGATGAGACGCGCAGCATCCACGTGCGCTCGCATGTCGATGGTGCGTGGGCATGCCTGTGCATCGACGATACCGGCCCAGGTTTATCCGAGGATGCACTGGCGCATATCTTCGAAGCATTCTGGAGCACGAAGGACGATGGCATGGGTATTGGCTTGAGCATCAGCCGCACCATCATGGAAGCCAACGGCGGGCAGATCTGGGCCGAGCCGGCCAACGTGCGCGGTGCGCGCTTCGGCCTGCGTTTGCCCTTGGTCGCGGCGGAGCGCAGGCAATGA
- a CDS encoding efflux RND transporter permease subunit, translating into MIESIITTCFQRRGIVWLVFVLIALYGTWSWTQLPVEAYPDIADVTSQVVTQVPGLGAEEVEQQITVPLERALMGTPGLHVLRSRSLFALSLITLVFDDGTEGYFARQRVLERIQAVTLPYGAIPGLDPYTSPTGEIYRYTLESKTRSLRELSDLQFWTVIPRLQKVQGVADVTNFGGLTTQFSLALEPDRLTRYGVSLQQVKSAITSNNADGGGSVMDRGEQSYVIRGIGLLRSLQDIGDVVVSNSNGVPVLVKDLGEVRYDNVERRGILGKDNNPDTIEGIALLLKDSNPSVALQGIHSAVEELNNSLLPKDVKVVPYLDRTALIDATLHTVSATLTEGMLLVCVVLLIFLGSPRAAAIVSLTIPLSLLIAFIFMHHLKIPANLLSLGAIDFGILVDGAVVLVENVLRLREENSERALTAGDAIDATLHVARPIFFGMAVIGCAYLPLLAFERIEYKLFSPMAYAVGAALIGALLVALMLIPALAWLAFRKPRKMMHNRVLEALGQRYRALLERSVGRRGWLLACAALALCVLAVLGGSIGRDFLPYIDEGSLWLQVQMPPGITLDKAARMANALRTATLEFPEVSYVVTQTGRNDDGTDYWTPSHIEASIGLRPYKDWPSGMDKQGLIAALGARYAQMPGYTVSMMQPMIDGVQDKLSGAHSDLTVKVFGDDLQQVRGVAEQVATALHAVPGAADIAVDVEPPLPNLQVRFDRDAAARYGINAADVSDLIATGIGGSPIGQMYIGEKSYDLTVRFPQRYRNDPRAIGALRLRTAAGAEIPLSAVASITTTSGQSVIVREMGRRNIIVRLNVRGRDLSSFLSDAQATLVRHVRIDPQHMQLVWGGQFENLQRAQARLLVVLPTTLCIMFVLLFGAFGNLRQPTLVLAAVPLAMIGGLAALHLRGMTLNVSSAVGFIALFGVAVLNAVLMLAQINRLRQDPGMSLREAVVAGAVSRMRPVLMTATVAALGLTPAMLATGLGSDVQRPLATVVVGGLVTATALTLLLLPSLYYLMEAFVAARQGRQETTA; encoded by the coding sequence ATGATTGAGTCGATCATCACCACCTGCTTCCAGCGTCGCGGCATCGTCTGGCTGGTCTTCGTACTCATTGCGTTATACGGCACATGGAGCTGGACGCAGCTGCCGGTGGAAGCCTATCCGGATATCGCCGACGTCACTTCGCAGGTGGTCACCCAGGTGCCAGGCCTGGGTGCGGAGGAAGTAGAGCAGCAGATCACCGTGCCGCTGGAACGTGCGTTGATGGGCACGCCAGGCCTGCATGTGTTGCGCTCGCGCAGCCTGTTCGCGCTGTCGTTAATCACCTTGGTTTTCGATGACGGGACAGAAGGCTACTTCGCGCGCCAGCGCGTGCTGGAACGCATACAGGCGGTCACCCTGCCCTATGGCGCGATTCCCGGCCTGGATCCGTATACCTCGCCCACCGGCGAGATTTATCGCTACACGCTGGAATCGAAAACACGCAGCCTGCGCGAGCTGTCCGACCTGCAATTCTGGACGGTGATTCCGCGCTTGCAGAAGGTGCAAGGCGTGGCCGATGTCACCAACTTCGGCGGCCTTACCACCCAGTTTTCATTGGCACTGGAACCGGACCGCTTGACGCGGTACGGGGTGTCTTTGCAACAGGTCAAGAGCGCCATCACCAGCAATAACGCCGATGGCGGCGGTAGCGTGATGGATCGCGGCGAACAGAGTTACGTGATCCGCGGCATCGGCCTGCTGCGCTCGTTGCAGGACATCGGCGATGTGGTGGTCAGCAACAGCAATGGCGTGCCGGTGCTGGTCAAGGATCTGGGCGAGGTGCGCTACGACAATGTGGAACGGCGCGGCATTCTGGGCAAGGACAACAACCCGGACACGATCGAAGGCATCGCGTTGCTGCTCAAGGACAGCAATCCGTCGGTGGCCTTGCAAGGCATCCACAGCGCCGTGGAGGAGCTCAACAACAGCTTGTTGCCCAAGGACGTCAAGGTGGTGCCGTATCTGGATCGCACCGCGTTGATCGATGCAACGCTGCACACGGTGAGCGCCACGCTCACCGAAGGCATGCTGCTGGTATGCGTGGTGCTGTTGATCTTTCTGGGCAGCCCGCGCGCAGCGGCAATCGTGTCGCTGACCATCCCGCTGTCGTTGTTGATCGCCTTCATCTTCATGCACCACCTCAAGATTCCGGCCAATCTGCTGTCCTTGGGCGCGATCGACTTCGGCATCCTGGTCGATGGCGCGGTCGTGCTGGTTGAAAACGTCCTGCGCCTGCGCGAAGAAAACAGCGAGCGTGCGTTGACCGCGGGCGATGCGATCGACGCCACCTTGCACGTGGCGCGGCCGATCTTCTTCGGCATGGCCGTCATTGGGTGTGCGTATCTGCCGTTGCTTGCGTTCGAGCGCATCGAATACAAACTGTTTTCACCCATGGCTTACGCGGTGGGCGCGGCCTTGATCGGTGCGCTGCTGGTGGCATTGATGTTGATTCCCGCCCTGGCGTGGCTGGCGTTCCGCAAGCCGCGCAAGATGATGCACAACCGCGTATTGGAAGCACTGGGGCAGCGCTACCGCGCATTGCTGGAACGTAGCGTTGGCCGACGCGGTTGGTTGCTGGCCTGCGCTGCGCTGGCCCTGTGCGTGCTGGCCGTGCTGGGTGGCAGCATCGGCCGCGACTTCTTGCCGTATATCGATGAAGGCTCGCTGTGGCTACAGGTGCAGATGCCGCCAGGCATCACCCTGGACAAGGCAGCACGCATGGCCAACGCCTTGCGCACGGCCACGCTGGAATTTCCCGAGGTGTCGTACGTGGTGACCCAGACCGGGCGCAACGACGATGGCACCGACTACTGGACGCCCTCGCATATCGAAGCGAGCATTGGCTTGCGTCCGTACAAAGACTGGCCATCGGGCATGGACAAGCAGGGACTGATCGCTGCGCTTGGCGCGCGTTATGCACAGATGCCCGGCTATACGGTCAGCATGATGCAGCCGATGATCGACGGCGTGCAGGACAAGCTCTCCGGTGCACACAGCGACCTGACCGTCAAGGTGTTCGGCGACGACCTGCAACAGGTCCGTGGCGTTGCCGAACAGGTGGCTACAGCCTTGCACGCAGTGCCAGGCGCTGCGGATATCGCCGTGGACGTGGAGCCGCCCCTGCCCAACCTGCAGGTGCGCTTCGACCGGGATGCGGCAGCGCGCTACGGCATCAATGCCGCCGATGTGTCGGATCTGATTGCCACCGGCATCGGCGGCAGCCCGATCGGGCAGATGTATATCGGCGAGAAGAGCTACGACCTCACCGTGCGTTTTCCGCAGCGGTATCGCAACGATCCGCGGGCCATTGGCGCGTTACGTTTGCGCACCGCTGCCGGTGCGGAGATACCGCTATCGGCGGTCGCCAGCATCACGACCACCAGCGGCCAGAGCGTGATCGTGCGCGAGATGGGACGGCGCAACATCATCGTGCGGCTCAATGTGCGCGGCCGCGATCTGTCCAGTTTTCTCAGCGATGCGCAGGCCACGCTCGTGCGACACGTGCGGATCGATCCACAGCACATGCAGTTGGTGTGGGGTGGCCAGTTCGAAAACCTGCAGCGTGCCCAGGCCCGCTTGCTGGTGGTGCTGCCGACCACGTTGTGCATCATGTTCGTGCTGCTGTTCGGCGCGTTCGGCAACCTGCGTCAGCCGACATTGGTGCTGGCCGCAGTGCCGCTGGCGATGATCGGCGGGCTGGCTGCACTGCACCTGCGCGGGATGACGCTCAATGTCTCCAGCGCGGTGGGCTTTATCGCCTTGTTCGGCGTGGCAGTCTTGAACGCGGTGCTGATGCTGGCGCAGATCAACCGATTGCGCCAGGACCCCGGCATGTCCTTGCGCGAAGCGGTGGTGGCCGGTGCGGTGAGCCGCATGCGTCCGGTCCTGATGACCGCCACGGTGGCAGCACTCGGCCTGACACCGGCGATGCTCGCCACTGGCCTGGGCAGCGATGTGCAACGCCCCTTGGCCACGGTGGTGGTTGGCGGCTTGGTCACCGCGACGGCGCTGACGCTGCTGTTGTTGCCATCGCTGTACTACCTGATGGAAGCCTTTGTCGCAGCGCGTCAGGGCCGCCAGGAGACGACCGCATGA
- a CDS encoding S8 family peptidase, whose translation MNRSLLATTIASCLVLTACGGGGGGGNVRSNAPQDTIIAPAPTPPPPAADPPPKTAPAPTPAPQRYQGVGSNLLVPTNADLAQQAGAKGKGVKLAVLDDNLVQSYTPISGKVDSFNDYTASPGTPESSANALRGHGTIVSALVLGSAQDGFAGGVAPDADLFYARICAENSCGTQATRRAAVDLAAAGVRIANLSIGTSYPDAAASANAALAWKYALTPLVQADALIVASTGNEGAAEASYPAATPVQEASVRNNWLAVGAINIDSAGNAAGLTSYSNHCGAAAQWCLVAPGSYTVPALAGSELGGQIAGTSFSTAAVSGVAAQVLGVYPWMTASQLQQTLLTTATDLGDPGVDALYGWGLVNAAKAIKGPGQFASDWAINVTSGYDSTFSNDISGVGSLTKSGAGKLTLSGTNTYTGGTTILDGVLSLTGSLRSDLLVANSATFEAHGGVINGNYSLVNSTGTTAIELGKALTVTGQASLKGNLLLLPEAAGYPVGSTEKIVNAGVLHGTFDRVQYANHFFWNAALSYNPTTVTATLTRNSSAASAQAAGAPQSVVNGGNQVDSLVKVLDTRVASGDTDNLGGLISATGALIAASDAQVAASLPTLAGQVHGIERTLGFQSALNDGRVAADRLPYLADTTTLTTWMQGSYLDGDLSRSGFDSADYTQQATTFGVDLPMGNAGTIVGAAVTSGQDRAHIAASSSRLRSDRYAMTAYLYQPMGQAYLSAIGSYGMSNVETERNVQAGSIGERLQDRRHDTNWSARAEIGLMPHAGLSPFVAAGVVSQTQDAFSEASMTGLGLSANRDTLRAGYGEVGVRGHLAHGKWGFDGLVAYRSLLGNPNSDFSAWFTGLPEARFNVAGEPVSKQSLRASAGVRYQLNDAFSIYGNLGTERSRSDANSINANVGLRWQF comes from the coding sequence ATGAATCGCTCGCTACTCGCAACCACCATCGCCTCCTGCCTCGTCCTGACCGCCTGTGGCGGCGGTGGCGGTGGCGGCAACGTCCGTAGCAACGCGCCGCAAGACACCATCATCGCCCCGGCGCCGACACCCCCGCCGCCCGCCGCCGACCCGCCTCCCAAGACCGCGCCGGCTCCGACGCCAGCTCCGCAACGCTATCAAGGTGTGGGCAGCAATCTGCTGGTGCCAACCAATGCGGATCTGGCGCAGCAGGCCGGTGCCAAGGGCAAGGGCGTGAAGCTGGCAGTGCTGGACGATAACCTGGTGCAGAGCTACACGCCGATCAGCGGCAAGGTCGACAGCTTCAACGATTACACCGCCAGCCCGGGCACGCCCGAATCGTCGGCCAATGCCTTGCGCGGTCATGGCACGATTGTTTCTGCGCTGGTGCTAGGTTCCGCGCAGGACGGCTTCGCCGGTGGCGTCGCGCCGGATGCGGACCTGTTCTATGCGCGCATCTGCGCCGAAAATTCCTGCGGCACGCAGGCGACCCGCCGCGCTGCAGTGGATCTGGCCGCTGCTGGTGTGCGCATCGCCAACCTCTCCATCGGCACGTCCTATCCGGATGCCGCCGCGAGCGCCAATGCTGCGCTGGCCTGGAAGTACGCACTGACACCGTTGGTGCAGGCCGATGCGTTGATCGTGGCCTCCACCGGCAATGAAGGCGCGGCCGAAGCCTCCTACCCGGCCGCAACGCCGGTACAGGAAGCCAGCGTGCGCAACAACTGGCTGGCCGTCGGCGCGATCAATATCGACAGCGCCGGCAATGCCGCCGGCCTGACCAGCTATTCCAACCATTGCGGCGCCGCTGCACAGTGGTGCCTGGTCGCGCCGGGCAGCTACACCGTCCCGGCGCTGGCCGGCAGCGAATTGGGCGGCCAGATTGCTGGCACCTCGTTCTCCACTGCAGCGGTCAGCGGTGTCGCCGCGCAGGTGCTGGGCGTGTATCCGTGGATGACCGCCTCACAACTGCAACAGACCCTGCTGACCACCGCCACCGACCTGGGCGACCCGGGCGTGGATGCGCTGTACGGCTGGGGTCTGGTGAATGCGGCCAAGGCGATCAAGGGTCCGGGCCAGTTCGCAAGCGACTGGGCGATCAATGTGACGTCCGGATACGACAGCACCTTCAGCAATGACATCTCCGGTGTGGGCAGCCTGACCAAGAGCGGCGCCGGCAAGCTCACCCTGAGCGGCACCAACACCTATACCGGCGGCACCACCATTCTCGATGGCGTGTTGTCGCTCACCGGCAGCCTGCGTTCGGATCTTCTGGTGGCTAACTCGGCCACCTTCGAAGCGCACGGCGGTGTCATTAACGGCAACTACAGCCTGGTCAACTCGACCGGCACCACCGCCATCGAGCTGGGCAAGGCTCTTACCGTCACTGGCCAGGCCAGCTTGAAAGGCAATCTGCTGTTGCTGCCGGAAGCGGCCGGCTACCCCGTCGGCAGCACCGAAAAGATCGTCAACGCCGGCGTCCTGCACGGCACGTTCGACCGCGTGCAGTACGCCAATCATTTCTTCTGGAACGCGGCGCTGTCCTACAACCCGACCACCGTCACCGCCACCCTGACACGTAATTCCTCCGCGGCCAGTGCACAGGCCGCCGGTGCGCCGCAGTCGGTGGTCAATGGTGGGAACCAGGTCGACTCGCTGGTCAAGGTGCTGGATACGCGGGTCGCTTCGGGCGACACCGACAACCTGGGCGGCCTGATCAGCGCCACCGGTGCGTTGATTGCCGCATCCGATGCGCAGGTTGCCGCATCGCTGCCGACCCTGGCCGGCCAGGTGCATGGCATCGAGCGCACGCTGGGCTTCCAGTCCGCGCTCAACGATGGACGTGTGGCTGCCGACCGCCTGCCCTATCTGGCCGATACCACCACGCTGACCACCTGGATGCAGGGCAGCTACCTGGACGGCGATCTGAGCCGCAGCGGTTTCGATTCGGCCGACTACACCCAGCAGGCAACCACCTTCGGCGTGGATCTGCCGATGGGCAACGCCGGCACCATCGTCGGTGCGGCTGTGACCTCCGGTCAGGACCGTGCGCACATTGCGGCCTCTTCGAGCCGTCTGCGCTCGGATCGGTATGCGATGACCGCCTACCTGTACCAACCGATGGGCCAGGCGTATCTGTCGGCAATCGGTTCGTACGGCATGAGCAACGTCGAAACCGAACGCAATGTGCAGGCCGGCAGCATCGGCGAGCGCCTGCAGGACCGTCGCCACGACACCAACTGGTCGGCGCGCGCGGAAATCGGCTTGATGCCGCATGCCGGGTTGTCGCCGTTCGTGGCCGCCGGTGTAGTGAGCCAGACCCAGGATGCCTTCAGCGAAGCATCGATGACCGGCCTGGGGTTGAGCGCGAATCGCGACACCCTGCGCGCAGGGTATGGCGAGGTGGGCGTACGCGGCCATCTGGCGCACGGCAAGTGGGGCTTCGATGGTCTGGTGGCGTATCGCTCGCTGTTGGGCAATCCGAATTCCGACTTCTCCGCCTGGTTCACCGGCTTGCCGGAAGCGCGCTTCAATGTCGCCGGCGAGCCGGTGTCCAAGCAGTCGCTGCGCGCCTCGGCTGGCGTGCGTTACCAGCTCAACGACGCGTTCTCCATCTACGGCAACCTGGGCACCGAGCGCAGTCGTTCGGACGCCAACAGCATCAATGCCAACGTCGGTCTGCGCTGGCAGTTCTGA
- a CDS encoding IS5 family transposase: MRTRRPAAEQLHADELFRSRLENQIDLRHPLVQLSHRLPWSALEQALSPRLPATTGTCGRPALPVRLIAGLLYLKHAYDLSDEAVCERWLENPYWQFFTGEVVFQTCVPCDPSSLTRWRQRLGEAGMEALLAHTINTAHAMKAVDARELSRVIVDTTVQEKAIAHPTDSRLLEVARKKLVLLAKRHGIALRQSDARQGPALRRKAGRYAHARQFKRMRKVLRRQRTILGRVLRDLQRKLAQREPSVRERIGVWLERAQRLLAQRPKDKQKLYALHAPEVECISKGKASSPYEFGVKVGIAVSARKGLIVGARSFPGNPYDGDTLAEQLEQARGLLQDVNVIPQVAIVDLGYRGRDVEGVQILHRGKAKTLTRRQWRWIKRRQAVEPVIGHLKQDCRLNRCHLEGAQGDPLHVLGCAAGDNLRWLLRWIAFLRAWLQVVRARPSTCSSIMWPANMALEV, from the coding sequence ATGCGGACACGCCGTCCTGCTGCCGAGCAATTGCATGCCGATGAGCTGTTTCGTTCGCGTCTGGAGAACCAGATCGACTTGCGCCATCCACTGGTCCAGCTGAGCCATCGGCTGCCGTGGAGTGCGTTGGAGCAGGCGCTGTCGCCGCGGTTGCCGGCCACCACCGGCACATGCGGTCGGCCCGCATTGCCGGTGCGCTTGATCGCCGGGTTGCTTTACCTCAAGCACGCCTACGACCTGTCCGACGAGGCGGTCTGCGAGCGCTGGCTGGAAAATCCGTACTGGCAGTTCTTCACCGGCGAGGTGGTGTTCCAGACCTGCGTGCCGTGCGATCCCAGCTCCCTGACCCGTTGGCGACAGCGTCTGGGCGAAGCCGGTATGGAAGCGCTGTTGGCGCATACGATCAACACCGCTCACGCGATGAAGGCGGTGGATGCACGCGAGTTGTCGCGGGTGATCGTGGATACCACCGTGCAGGAAAAAGCGATCGCCCATCCCACCGACAGCCGTTTGCTGGAGGTGGCGCGCAAGAAGCTGGTGCTGCTGGCCAAGCGACACGGCATCGCACTGCGACAGAGCGATGCGCGGCAAGGTCCGGCGTTGCGCCGCAAGGCCGGACGCTATGCGCATGCGCGCCAGTTCAAGCGCATGCGCAAGGTGCTGCGACGCCAACGCACGATCCTGGGACGGGTGTTACGCGATCTGCAACGCAAGCTGGCCCAGCGGGAACCGTCGGTGCGTGAGCGCATCGGTGTCTGGTTGGAGCGCGCACAACGGTTGTTGGCACAGCGTCCCAAGGACAAACAGAAACTCTACGCCTTGCACGCGCCGGAAGTGGAATGCATCAGCAAGGGCAAGGCAAGCAGCCCGTACGAATTTGGCGTCAAGGTCGGCATTGCGGTGAGTGCGCGCAAGGGCTTGATCGTGGGCGCGCGGAGTTTCCCGGGTAACCCGTACGACGGCGACACGCTGGCTGAGCAACTGGAACAGGCGCGCGGGCTGCTGCAGGATGTGAATGTGATCCCGCAGGTGGCGATCGTGGACCTGGGGTATCGCGGGCGCGACGTGGAGGGTGTGCAGATCCTGCATCGGGGCAAAGCCAAGACGCTGACACGACGGCAATGGCGCTGGATCAAACGACGGCAAGCGGTAGAGCCGGTGATCGGACATCTGAAACAGGACTGCCGCTTGAATCGCTGCCATCTCGAAGGCGCCCAAGGCGATCCACTGCACGTGCTCGGCTGCGCCGCTGGCGACAACCTGCGGTGGCTGCTGCGCTGGATCGCCTTTTTGCGTGCCTGGTTGCAGGTGGTGCGGGCGCGCCCCTCAACGTGCTCAAGCATCATGTGGCCGGCAAACATGGCACTGGAGGTTTGA